In Poecile atricapillus isolate bPoeAtr1 chromosome 1, bPoeAtr1.hap1, whole genome shotgun sequence, the sequence gttttctgttttgtgaacTCAATCAAGACATCACAGTATTTTGTTTTAGTTACTCCATTGTTCTGGAGACTCATTAGTTAGCATGGAAATTCTTGGCATTCTGTGAAGTTGTGGTTACCTCTGATTGTCTTTGGTAGCCATTTGTTCCACCAGGTCTCTGCTTGGGAGCAAAGGAAATTATGTTTACAGCATCTCACAAAAGTTCTCGTCAGACAGTCCTGGGAAAGACTGGCTAACTGTATAGTTTTGTCTTTAGTGTTTTTCAGTTGTCAGAGGAAAAATTGGACATTATAAAATGTTAACTGGATTTTGTTTGAAGTGTATTTAGTGACCCATTCTACCCTCACCTCTTACGTATAAGAGTGCATTGCTTGCATTTTATTCCTAAATTATTAGCAGGAAGGGTTGAGAATTACAACTTTGGTTCTACtaatgtgttgtttttttttttcttcccccacagCAAAAGCCCGGAGAAAAGCCTATCCCAGGTAAAACTGTAATATTCTCATAAGACTTGAAAAATAGACTCTGTATGCAATATCTTTCAGTTGCCATGTAAGCTCTTGCTTCTGCTACTGTGAGGTGGTTTGGAATTCTGGCATTACCTAATTGTGCAAAGTAATGGATAAGAGTGAAGACTGAGTTGATCATAGGCAACCTCCAAACAGGAAAGGCATGATCTGTATCGCTTCAATCTCTTCCACCTTTTAACCAATATAAGTACGAATTTATTCTCTGCTTATTATTCTGACACCTTTGAAATTAATGTTGTCCTTGTGACATTAacaatattttctaaatattctgAAGAGTGCTTTAGGAATGAAAATCAGAGGTTTAGCTTTCTTTTACTGTTATATCTTTAGTGGATCAAATCAAGAAGGAACCAGAACCAGCTCCTGAAGCTGTcaagacagaggaaaaagagacTGTCAAGAATGCCCAGAGTGCTGGTGCTAAAGGACCACCTGAAAAACGAATGAGACTCCAGTGAAGAGAGAAGCTATTACACATCTGGATTAGTCAGTACCTGGAAAACAGGAGATTCTTGCTCccttttctttatatttaaGCTCTTCCACTGAGACTGACAATTCAGGGACTGAGATCCCTGTAACAgctttttctgtagaaaattctCATGCAGATGTTAATGCCAGAATGTGAGCTGCCCCAAAGGAGGTGTTTTCTGTGTTCGTCTTATTTTGAATGCGGGCTTCTGAGAATGGTTTTTACATGGACATGTTCAGCAGCCTCCTGAAATCTTTACAAACCCTTGCATCCTTTGTCTAGGTTTcctatgtaaaaagaaaaaaatccttttatgtGTAAAAAGGAATTGGAATTCTTGGCAAATAAAACTCTTGGCTGCTGGAATGCCTTTCTTAAATGTATACTTTGTTATTAGCAAATATGTCATATATGCtggcagcattttttttttcttggacaTTGGAATATATTGTGTTCTGTTTTGAGGAGGAAAAGTTAGGTTCCCCACTACAAATTGCTGTGCCTCTAGTGTACTTGGGATAAAGATAAAAGATTTGATAACTGGACCCTCAAATCCATGTAGTTAGATGTCAGAATGGTCTTTGTTTCTAGATATTCTTGGACACTGGTTTAATTAATGGTTAAGCTGATAGTTTATTACAGAAGTTAGTGTTTTGGGAGAGAGATTTATGACATAAAACAGGCTAAAATTTCTTGATATTGCACACTCAGTGAAGCTGTTTATATTTCGAATTTTTCACTGTAACTCAAATATATCAATCACATCTCTTCCTCTGTGCTCCTAGCACTTCCTTGCTCCTTCATTAGACATGTGCCTTTTAGATTTGTGGAAGAGTGGAAGAGAAACATCACTGACATGTGTACACTTACTTCAGCTTAGTGCTTGtgtaaacctttttttttttttttggaaaattagAAATCATCTGTTGAAAAGAAATTACTAttagtttggttttggtttttcattGAAGTAAGGGAGTGAACCTTGAAATAGTTTGCTTTCTTTCCACAACTGTTACCTGCTTTCATGCAGTAAACTGTAGTTAGCAAGAAAAAGGTTTGTACACAGCAACCAAAAAAAGATAGGCAGAAAGACTAAAGTATGATTAGATAGCTAtgtcaaatttattttcagattacAAGACACTCTTTTTCAGTAACTTAGCTCCAGTCAGAGCTGTTTATCACTGAATGAGAGAAAGACCTGTCAGGGCTATTTATTACTGAATGATAGAAAGATCCATGTAATTTTTGTTGTATAATCCAAAGCCATTATGTTAAAAGATGTAGATATGCCAGTAGCTGTTCTCAGTTAATGCAGATCCAGATCTGAAATTCCTTTAATCATGTACTTGGGTGTTGATTAGGTTTATTTCATACCTTGATCAGGTTTGAACAGCCATTTCTCAAAATGTTGTTAAAAGTAGATAAGAAACTAGTGTGAACTATCAGATCAAGTGAAAATATAGAAAGCAGTTATTTTGGGATGCTCAAAACCAGACAAGGTGGTGTGAATatacttagaaaaaaaagtgttggtTCTTTCCTGTTTTATAGAAATTCCTCTGGAAGCAAGTAGTGAAAGAAGCACCAAAGCCATTGCCTCATCCACCCCCATGAAGGATAGCCAGGATTTACAGAAATGAGACATGAATTGTGAGGCACCTCAGCAGTCCTTGCAGTTGATGGCCAGAATAAAGTCCTTGGAAATGGCCATTAAAGGAGTTGAGAACCTGTAtgtaatttggaaaatgttagCCAGACAGATGACAGACTGCACTTAATGAAGATTTAGGGTGTTTAGCTTCAGttgtgtgggggttttttggtggttttttttggttttgttttttttggggggttggtttgtttgtttttcagggttttttttgtttgtttgtttggtttaatttggtattttaatggagaaaaaatatctACTCATGCAGCAGGGAAATATCTAACACTGCTAGTAGCAGAAAGCTTGCTCATTGCTGAAGGCGCATACAGCTGTGGCAAAAAATGCACACTAGAATATAGTATGAACAAAATATTCTATCAGTCACTGGACTTCACCTGAAATAAAGTGTGTTGTATAATTCAATGTCTGAAAAGGAATTTCCCTAAAGTATAAGGGTTTGAAGAAGGGCAGTAAAATGAGTAGGACAGAGTTTCTCCTATGATGGCACTGAGAAGACAAATATTGCATCTTTATAAAACTGAGTAGTGAAACAAGTAGGAAAGTAGAGGACTCTTGTTCTGTCTTGTAGTACAAGAATAGAGGGACAGGTAAATGACAGGTAAATTCATTGCTATGAACTGGAGTTACATTTGGACCGAACCATTATACTCCATGCTCAGAATTTGAGCTGATCAGAGATAAGGGTGGAACATGAAGGGGCAGACTGTCCTCACATCTGTATCTCTCAGCAGCCTTTCTGCCTTCTGCAGAAGTACCTGCTGTTGGTTGGTGTCAAAGGACGTTAAAAAGGATGGATTCCTGGTCTGATCCCATCTGTGTTAAAGGGCCAGCATCTAAGCTATTGAGAGGATAGCAAACTGCTTCCATTCGTTAAACAAGCATTTAAATGTGATAAGCCTTTCTCAGGGGAATGACCTTCCCTGAGCAAATTACATTATAAAGCAGTAAGGGATGTTGCCAGTGTGTCCATGTCTTAGTAGCTGTCCAGTGCTGAAGTTTTGCTGTATGAAGGACTGAAAGATCTACTGATCCTGTTACTTGTTGACCAGATATTCTACAATAATTTCATCAGTTAAGCTGTGATATTAATTTACTGAAGTGACCTTATGTCAGGTATTACTGTTGAGATGTTAAGCAGATATCTTGTAGTCAGTAATGTTTTTCACTGCATGGGTGCCTAAgccttttctcttttggtttagAGTCTGACTGTGAAGGCCTAAGTCCTTCCAAATGACATTCAGCATTTGTAAATCTTGTAGTTGAAAGGGAAAGAAGCAAGCacttctgaaatttggttgtGCATCACTTTCTTCTGTATAAAGGAAAGATTTGGTCGAACAGGAGAACTAGCTCTACTTTTTGCTCTTAAATAATAATCGTTCAGACTTCAAAAGGGCTTTTCTTTGCCTAAATCATGGGGTACTGGGAGCTGAAAACTACCTGGGACTCCAATATAAACAATTCTTTTCAGAGCctgaaaatacagataaatGTGTGCATACCCATGAACAGCTATGCATATTTGTATCTACACGTGTATGTAAGTACACATGCATGCAAAAATCCAGCCAGACTGTAGGACGAGGGGCATTCTAGCTGCCTCAGTTTACTGTGTAAAGCTAATGGTGTCTCAGGGGCAGCAGAACTACTGTCTTTGTCATCTTTTCATTAAGTAAGGTCTGACCAGGCTATATGTTGCTCTCACACATCGCTCTTTGCTACTCTGCCCCTATACTTCATATTTTGGTAACCTTTTCCTAGCAAGGAAAGTTAGATGCCATTGTTAGCCAGAGTGAGCTGTTCTTGGAGCAAGAAGGGTGCAGGCAATATAGGAGGGACAAGGCAAAAGGGATAGATTTGCTTTGTACTAATAGTTTGAGACCCGAATATTTTCTAGTCTTAACTGTATTGTTATATTTATATTAGAAGATAAGTAGTAGGCAACTTCAGGTCAGAGGGATGGAAGGGGTGGTAAGACATGACTCTTGCAAATTGGCAGAGTGATTTAGTGGGGTCTTTTGTCTAACTTAAAGAGCAATCACACAGCAGAAGTATGCATTTTAAAACAGCACTACAGACTGCATGCAGATTATGTAACAGGATTTTTTCATTACTGTGCTCTGGGTTATATATCTTTGAGGAGACATAATCTGGTGTAGTTCACAGTACTGAAATGCAAAGCTGATAATTGAAAAGTAGTGGACAAGCATTCAACAACTAGCTGCACATAAAAGACTTACCAAGAAACAGTTTTTAGAACTTTGAAactaataagaaaataaatctaagGCTAAAATACATAGGTCATGAGTTTGGATGGATACCTAGATGGATCCTAATAGCAGCAGGCATCCTGTATTCCTTCCTTTAATCTGAGTTAGTGTGTTACAAGGTGTTTGCTGCTAATGCTGACCGTGCTTGCTAGGAATGAGCAAGGTACCAAACCACAGAATCTGAAGCATCTTTGGACAATAGTTGGTAATGTCCACAGCTGTTAGGCCTGGCATGTGCCCAGCGTAAGGTACCAGCCCAATCAGGACTCTGGGGCATGAGGCAGCAGAAGGAGGCTCTGAGCATTCTGCcagcttcttctttctttcttgcccAGCCTCCTAAGGGGAAGTGCCTGTCTCCAGTAGTTTGAAATGTTGCTACTTGTGCCAGGGTGATGGTCAAGCACACAGAAGTTGGTGACAAAAGGCAGGATTCCTGAGATCCATATGGGACGGTAGAAGGGGACACCTGCATTTGAGAAAGATAAGGGCCATAGCAGGTTGGACTTCATCCCAAACGTGCTTGCGGTGCTGAAAGTAAAGTTGTGAAGGGTTCTCAAAAGGTAACAGCTGTGGCTATATTGAATCCCAGCACTATATGCAAAAAACCAGCGTGCATAGCTGTGTTGTGCAGGACATCCTGTCTTACCACCATCCAGATCACTGTCTTATGGTTGTGTCTTGCCAGAGCTGTACCCAAAATGGGGATGGTAGCCAAGTGGTAGAGGTACCTGTGTTCTCTTTCCATTGCAGTGGAATCACAGGTCTTCAGAAAGGACACAGTGTGGGAAAATGGCTGCTGTGTAAGTGCTGTCTGTAATTAAGGTGCATTGCTGTAGGTATATAGCAGCTGTGGTGTAGGCTTCAGGCTTTTATACTTTGGTACTGTTAGTTTGCATCTATATTATAGAACAAAGGGGGAGTGAATTCCCCCCTGGTTCTACCTTTTTTCTTGGGAGGTGTGTATGCCATAGTAGCTATAGTAAAGGACATGCTAAGGTCCACAGGGgctatttctgtatttattcaTTTCAGTCTCTAAGCCTTTCCAGATATTTTCTTGGGCTGAAGTAGCCTGTTTCTGATGTCCACTCACAAATTATCCTGtaataaaagcagcaaaaaaaccaaaagctgaCCTATGGagattttaaaacagattttcccACTTGTGGTCTACCCAAATGATCCCTTAGCTCAACACAAACATCTATGACAAGGAGTGTGAAACTGAACTGGGGGCTGTCCTTGCTATATCTGCTCAGAAGGAGAAGTACccattaatttgaaattaattgaagatgataataaaatttaataatgttaataattaataaattaatttgaaatgtaACAATAAATTTAATAATGAAGATTATTAAAAGCCGGGAACGTGTTTGTGGGAGGCTAATTTACTGGTTCCCTCTCCCGAGAGCCTCTGTCCTGGCTCCAAGAGCAGGAGGCGGCCGCAGGTGCCGTTTCCCGGGGAGCGGGCGCCGCTcccccgccagccccggcccggcccggcccgcacGGCGGCAGTTGGAGCCTCGGGACGGTtccgcccgggccgggccctTCCAGGTTCTATCCCCGCTCGGGCGGGGGCGGCCTGTGCCGGCGGCCGCGATGGGGGCGCTGCcggggctcctgctgctgctgctgggcgtGGCGGGGTGCCCCGGGGCCCGGGGGGCCCGGTCCGCCGAGTGGGTGACGGTGCCGCGGCAGCTGAGCCCCCGGGCCGGCGGCGACGCCACGGCCCTTTCCTACTGGCTGAACGtggcggggcggccgcgggtGCTGCGCCTGCAGCCCAGGAGGGGCCTGGTCTCCCGCCCCTTCACCCTGGTCACCTACGGGCGGGACGGGGCCCGCCGGGAGGAGCACCCCTCCGTGCGGGACAACTGCTTCTACCAGGGCGACGTGCTGGGGAGCCCCGGCTCCCTGGTGGCCCTCAGCACCTGCGGCAGGGGCCTCGACGGCGTGCTCTGGGTGGAGGATTATACCTACCAGATCGAGCCCGTCCCCAATGATCCGGCCTTTCGGCACATTCTCTACCGCTTGGAGGAGGCCAACAACCCCGAGGGACCCAGCTGCGGACTGACGCCGGAGGTGCTGCAGCAACAAAAGGCTGTACTGCCGTGGTTCAAAGCTCCcaaggcagaggaggagaaCGAAAAGCTCAAGGACTGGTGGACACACGTCAGGTATGTGAAGATAGTAGTGGTCGTGGACAACGTGCGGTTTGTGAAGTCAGGCAGGAGCAAATCCGAAGTCTTGAAGCACATCATGCAAATCATCAATGTTGGGGACACTATGTACAAACAACTTTCTGTCCGGCTGTTTCTTATAGGACTGGAGATCTGGACCGAAAATAacttaataaatatttccaaCTCTATTCCCCACGTACTTACTGACTTTAACAGGTGGAGAAAGTCAAACCTGTACAGTCGGCTGTACCACGATGTTGCTCACTTATTTGCATTTCAGAGGTTTGGAAGCAGCCTGGGACTGGCATTTATAGGGTCAGTGTGTGATTACCATTGGTCATCTGCTGTTGTTTCCTTCACTGAGAAAAAGTTGTCTGGAATTTTTGTCACATTTGTCCATGAGCTGGGCCATAATCTTGGGATGGGCCATGATAAACCGGGGTGTTATTGCAAACGCAAGACATGCATTATGTATGAAAACAATTCTGAAACTGATAAGTTTAGTGACTGCAGTTACAAAGAGTACTTTGAGCTGGTTGTAAATCGTGCTCGGTGCCTTCGTCAACCACCAGCACCAGGCAGTTTCTACACTGGGAAGCGTGAATACTGTGGTAATAAAGTAGTAGAAAGTGGAGAGCAGTGTGACTGTGGTTCAGCAGCAAACTGCAGAAGGGATCCTTGTTGCCGCGCAAACTGTACGTTTTCTGCAGGTTCAGTCTGTGCATCTGGAAAATGCTGTAAGAACTGTCATATCCTTCCAGCAGGAACACTCTGCAGAGCAAGTACTGGCAGCTGTGACCTGCCAGAGTATTGCAATGGGATTTCCCCTCAGTGCCCGCTGGATGTATACCTACAAGATGGAACCCCTTGCAAAGAAGGTATTTATTGCTATCAAGGAAAATGTTCTTCCCACAGCGAACAGTGCCGGCATCTCTTTGGCAAACAAGCCATGGTTGCCCCTTTAGATTGCTTCAAAGCAGTGAATACTCAAGGTGACCGGTTTGGGAATTGTGGTATTGTTGACAATGTCTATTTTAGAAAATGCAGTACTGCGAATGTCTTATGTGGTAGGATTCAGTGTGAAAACGTAGTCAGAATGCCTTTCTTGCAGAACCATGTAACACTAGTCCAAACTCCTGTTCAAGATAAAAATTGCTGGGGTCTCGACTATCACGTGGGGATGTCAAGAGCAGATGTGGGAGCTGTGGAAGATGGCACACCATGTGGTAGTGATAAGCTTTGTATCAACAGGACGTGTATGAGTGTATCAGTGCTGAAGTACGACTGCAACATGACAAAGTGTAATAACAGAGGAGTGTGTAACAATCGCAAGAACTGTCACTGTAAGTATGGCTGGGCTCCTCCATATTGTGAATCGGGAGGATATGGAGGTAGCATTGACAGTGGACCCCCTCCAGCCAGGAAGATTTCTCAGAGAACAAAAGTAAGAATAGcacaatttgttttttttactatgTGTATCGTTGGAGTAGCCCTTTCCATCCATTATAGACAGGAAGTAGAGGGATGGCTTATGAAGAGAAAGGTCCAGTTCCAAAGAATACTGCAGTTGtttcaaagactgaaaaaacCAGAAGTTCCTAAAGAAAACTCACCTGCCAGTGAATCAAAATCCACCACAGATCAAAAAGCATAGCTTCGGATGCTCTTGAGGAAATCATCCTTTAGCAGAGCCATCTGATAACTCATCAAAATAATTCAATGGATTCTGAACAGCTCTAATCTCAGGTGATATCATTAAATGCAGAGTAAATGTTAtctctgaatattttcttttaagttaaTAACTGCAGGCAGTAAGGCATGAATTTCTTTGTACCCCAAGCACTTAAACTGATATAATTAAGTAAAGTTCAGGTATTGTGATTATGCTTCATATCAACAGTTCTAAAATGCAAACTTCTTAAAACAGGTGTAGATAAATTACTTGCTTCAATTTCCTCCTTCACCTAATGTTTTCTTCAATTCAGTGAGAGAGATGTTTATGAACATCTTCTGTCATTCATTAAGAACcgaacagaaaaaaatgcacttgCAGTCTCCACTGGGTTCCTTCCAGACAAACCATTCTGTATCTCTGTGATTTAATTCACATCTGTGACACACAAACAGGCAAGGAACAGGTATTGCAGTGAGATACAGGTGTCTGTTTCACAAGTGCTTCCAGCTGTTTATGGGGAGCAGCCCTTCAGGAGGAGGGTAGACCATAGGGAACATGGTCTTCCTTTTGTGAAAGAGTAGAGAAGGATTGTCCAGACCACAATCAGTAAGCATTGCATTTCTGAACCGTAATATTTATGTCAGCAGTGTAGTGACACCAAATCTAGCACTTCACAAGAACAAATGGTCTTTATTTCCTGGAAGTTTTCCAGTGTCTTGACTGGTGGTTGCTTCTGAGAAGTGCTGTGTATTTTATTGTCACCAAGAGAAGCTGTCTGTGGGGGTTCCCCAAGATAACTGATCTAAAGTATTTGGAACTATTCTGCAAGTCTCCCCTACCTGGAATTCCTGCAATATTTGATAGATACTTTATCTGACTATCTCAGGGGGTTTCTCTTGGCTTAATCTGTGATTCTTTCTTTAGCTATAACTGAATGTGTCCTTGCAGCTCTATGGAGTGCCACACAGAAGcattgtaattttaatttttttaacaaatcatAAAATGTATCTAGCTTCTGAAAAATATTAGGGACATGGAAATAGCATTCAATaagttttattgttattatttatattacagCAGTAACCAGACTGTTCTATCAGATCAGCATGAAAAGGAGTCTGGTCCAGATCACAgtgaaaacctttttttaaaggTGTTTCAGGATAAAGAGCTATAATGCACTTGTCTGCTAACAAAAGAAGTATTTGTATTTAGAGAGAAAAGAGCACACTTTTACATTCTGTAAAGGCAGGATAAGTATCCCAACACTTGGGAACATTTGGGAAGAAAGATGTTGGTGACTCTACAAATTATGATGGTCAACTCTTGCTGCCTcccaaatatataatttatgttTCTAGAATATgcattttcctgtaatttttttatgtgtattttttttttggtatccTGTATCCAAAAAGAGCCAATTACGTTATGATGGGATGTGAACTACAAAGCATGTGATTCACAgtttttcacagctttttgtCTAGAGCAAATGAGTCCTTAAATAGTTATCTGTGCTGTCTGCAGAAATGAGGCAATATGTTGTTTGTTTAGGCTGTGCTTATTCTCATGATAGAACATGTATGGTTTTGGTTAGATGATGAAAACTTAATCCTGAATTTATGTCAAAAGGCAAGATAACTGCACCTTGACTAACACCACAGATTTTTTCCTCATAACCAGAGACCTTCTTTAGGGGGGTTCGGGGGGTGGGAAGGCTGTCCTCCGAGAAATAACAATTATAATTCAGGTGTTGCAATCAAGCGATAGGAGACAGACAAGGGAGATGTGGATTAATTGAAAGATGGAGATAAAAAAAGCACTACACCCAGCACCTTCCAACTATCTATGCACAACTAGTAcctacattttttattttgcttttttaatccAAAAAGAGTGCCAGAAGTTTCAGGTTGCCATCTTGATGGCCTGCCATTGTTGATCAATAGTATACTATAAATTGCCAAGTACAGATCTGAGCTGAGACAGAGAAACACCAGAGTCAGGGAGTTCTTGTTTACAGACCTGCATACTGGAGAGACAGAAGTGTAAATGAAAGCACAGCTTAGGCTAGAAAGCTTACTTGCAAATGCAGTTTTGGGAAAGATAAAGTAATATAATGCTGTAGTTTTAAAGATTGATCTGAAGAACCAGGACTTAATTGGGAGGAGGCTTTCAGTGAGCTTTGGATCGGAGTATTTCTGTGTATTTGTCTCCCGTTTCTTCTTGGACCATATAAGCAAGACAAACATGTATCTCAACAAACCTAGTCAATGTTTTATAAAATGTGTGAGCTCCCTTTCTGAGGTTTTCTCCTTGAAAATATTGTTGTTTCTGATTGCAACACAGCAGTGAAAAACTTGATGTTTCTCATGGTTTGTTAGAAATGTCCTGCTACTCTGCAGGTGCTATGGAGGTGCAAGTCTGAGTTCAGTCCTAATCTTTctgatttccctttttttcccctcctggttctaacagcattttaaaatcctTAAAATGGATGAGAAAAACTTGGTTAATATGTAAATCACTCATAGATGAAGAGGCAGTTTGCAAATGTTGCTGCACCATATTCCAAGAGATGCGGGTTACTGTAGT encodes:
- the LOC131584895 gene encoding disintegrin and metalloproteinase domain-containing protein 20-like, with protein sequence MGALPGLLLLLLGVAGCPGARGARSAEWVTVPRQLSPRAGGDATALSYWLNVAGRPRVLRLQPRRGLVSRPFTLVTYGRDGARREEHPSVRDNCFYQGDVLGSPGSLVALSTCGRGLDGVLWVEDYTYQIEPVPNDPAFRHILYRLEEANNPEGPSCGLTPEVLQQQKAVLPWFKAPKAEEENEKLKDWWTHVRYVKIVVVVDNVRFVKSGRSKSEVLKHIMQIINVGDTMYKQLSVRLFLIGLEIWTENNLINISNSIPHVLTDFNRWRKSNLYSRLYHDVAHLFAFQRFGSSLGLAFIGSVCDYHWSSAVVSFTEKKLSGIFVTFVHELGHNLGMGHDKPGCYCKRKTCIMYENNSETDKFSDCSYKEYFELVVNRARCLRQPPAPGSFYTGKREYCGNKVVESGEQCDCGSAANCRRDPCCRANCTFSAGSVCASGKCCKNCHILPAGTLCRASTGSCDLPEYCNGISPQCPLDVYLQDGTPCKEGIYCYQGKCSSHSEQCRHLFGKQAMVAPLDCFKAVNTQGDRFGNCGIVDNVYFRKCSTANVLCGRIQCENVVRMPFLQNHVTLVQTPVQDKNCWGLDYHVGMSRADVGAVEDGTPCGSDKLCINRTCMSVSVLKYDCNMTKCNNRGVCNNRKNCHCKYGWAPPYCESGGYGGSIDSGPPPARKISQRTKVRIAQFVFFTMCIVGVALSIHYRQEVEGWLMKRKVQFQRILQLFQRLKKPEVPKENSPASESKSTTDQKA